In Dehalococcoidia bacterium, the following are encoded in one genomic region:
- a CDS encoding 4-hydroxyphenylacetate 3-hydroxylase N-terminal domain-containing protein → MSLKAAAEYIESLRELKLDLYLLGEKVGNWVDNPIIRPSINAVAMTYKLAHEPQNKDLAITDSMLTGKKVNRFNSLFKSTGDMVSKVKLQREMGQRTACCFQRCVGLDGINAVFSTTYEIDQERGTKYHHRFREWLKYVQHNDLCVQGAMTDVKGNRAVGPSKQTDPDMFVHVVERRSDGIVIRGAKASQTGTVNSHEMLIMPTLRMRAGDEDYSLSCAIPTDAEGVHLIYGRQSCDTRKLEEGDIDVGNYSFGGQETLTILDYVFVPWDRVFMCGEIEFAIMMVERFAAYHRQSYGGCKPGVGDVLIGAAASMADYNGTRRAPHIREKLGEMIHLSETIHACGLACAYEGWQTMAGNYQSNILLANVCKHNTTRFPYELCRLAEDIAGGILVTLPSEKDFRHPVVGKYIDKYLKGVTVVPTEHRIRMLTLIHSITFGHVAPNYRTESLHGAGSPQAQKIMIERETDMDLKQKLARSLAGIDKRENVIA, encoded by the coding sequence ATGTCATTGAAGGCTGCTGCGGAGTACATCGAGAGTCTGCGTGAGTTGAAACTGGATCTCTATCTACTCGGTGAAAAGGTGGGGAATTGGGTTGATAATCCTATTATCAGACCATCAATTAACGCTGTGGCGATGACCTACAAGCTTGCTCACGAGCCCCAGAACAAGGATCTGGCGATCACGGACTCTATGCTTACAGGAAAGAAGGTAAACAGATTTAACTCTCTCTTCAAGAGCACTGGTGATATGGTCAGTAAGGTAAAATTACAGAGGGAGATGGGACAGAGGACAGCCTGTTGTTTCCAGAGGTGCGTTGGTCTTGACGGGATCAATGCTGTTTTTAGCACCACCTACGAAATTGACCAAGAGCGCGGAACCAAGTATCATCACAGGTTTAGAGAGTGGCTGAAGTATGTTCAACATAATGACCTCTGTGTCCAGGGTGCCATGACCGATGTCAAGGGCAACCGGGCGGTGGGTCCAAGCAAGCAGACTGACCCGGACATGTTTGTGCATGTTGTGGAGCGAAGGAGTGACGGGATCGTCATAAGGGGGGCAAAGGCAAGTCAAACGGGAACCGTGAATTCACATGAAATGCTCATTATGCCAACCCTAAGAATGCGGGCCGGTGATGAAGACTATTCCCTGAGCTGCGCTATACCGACGGACGCTGAAGGCGTACACCTTATCTATGGAAGACAGTCCTGCGATACGCGCAAGCTTGAGGAGGGTGACATCGATGTCGGTAACTACAGCTTCGGGGGACAGGAGACACTGACTATCCTGGACTACGTCTTCGTCCCGTGGGATAGGGTTTTTATGTGCGGGGAGATCGAATTTGCCATCATGATGGTAGAGAGATTCGCCGCCTATCATAGGCAGAGCTACGGCGGTTGTAAGCCGGGCGTAGGCGATGTGCTTATTGGAGCGGCGGCCTCAATGGCTGATTACAACGGGACACGTAGAGCCCCTCACATCAGAGAGAAACTTGGGGAGATGATTCATCTCTCCGAAACGATACATGCCTGCGGATTAGCTTGCGCCTATGAAGGGTGGCAGACCATGGCTGGCAACTACCAGTCCAACATCCTTTTAGCCAATGTATGTAAGCACAATACGACGAGGTTTCCCTATGAGCTTTGCCGGCTTGCCGAGGACATAGCCGGCGGTATTCTGGTAACGCTGCCCTCCGAAAAAGACTTTAGGCACCCTGTAGTGGGTAAATATATCGATAAATACCTGAAGGGAGTAACTGTTGTACCTACAGAGCACCGAATCCGCATGTTGACGCTTATCCACTCCATTACTTTTGGCCATGTCGCTCCCAATTATCGCACAGAGTCGCTACATGGGGCAGGATCGCCTCAGGCACAGAAAATTATGATTGAGCGCGAGACGGATATGGACCTCAAGCAGAAGCTGGCCCGCAGTTTGGCTGGCATCGATAAAAGAGAAAACGTGATTGCTTAG
- a CDS encoding SRPBCC family protein: MKVQKSIEIAAPPEKVWPFLVEPKKILKWCITFKKFEYTGKQRSGVGTALYVEEKAGGPLMKLNFAVTEWVENKKLAFNMTSGNFVKGYEQTWTVDATPPGSRFTFMEQVKLPYGVIGKVMELFARRSSEATVREMLAKLKSLVET, encoded by the coding sequence GTGAAAGTACAGAAGTCTATTGAAATTGCAGCACCACCAGAGAAAGTCTGGCCCTTCTTGGTTGAGCCTAAGAAGATCCTGAAGTGGTGTATTACCTTCAAAAAATTCGAGTACACCGGTAAGCAGCGCAGTGGCGTGGGCACAGCTCTCTACGTTGAGGAAAAGGCCGGCGGCCCGCTTATGAAACTGAATTTTGCGGTTACGGAATGGGTGGAGAATAAGAAACTTGCCTTCAACATGACCTCGGGGAACTTTGTGAAAGGTTATGAACAAACATGGACGGTAGACGCCACTCCGCCTGGTAGCAGATTTACATTTATGGAGCAGGTTAAGTTGCCTTACGGGGTCATCGGGAAGGTCATGGAGTTGTTTGCCCGACGTAGTTCGGAAGCCACCGTGAGGGAAATGTTGGCCAAGCTGAAAAGCTTGGTGGAGACATAA